One window of Pieris rapae chromosome 14, ilPieRapa1.1, whole genome shotgun sequence genomic DNA carries:
- the LOC110997340 gene encoding nischarin, producing the protein MASFLNHRNDSSVYIEEAITKDNVTYYKIIVKVGFVQWDVWHRYSDFVELHDKLVRDYGIERDLLPPKKVIRNKTPKFIEHRREGLYEYLKNIFIFLNLTMPSEFAHFLDFHLYDIFFLLQDLAKKLFLEGDKMLQNEKSHKFTPLELHAISERFKIACPPTEKLDQMYDFSHILDFCSQITSLSIEGSYQILGTSNIVPNDLKFDLIPFKSLMDLKILGVPMACIQSVGSLRASLCTLSVLTATVVSLNEFLLVDVLHKDPSSITDSMIWKKLTIINFSSNNINKIDWAIRLVPKLQHLNLSSNKLTELCDISCLHDLQVLNLSMNNFSTCDNWHAKIGNIVKIDLSQNKVQSLQGFSRLYSLESLDLSCNVITDVEEVQHICKLPCLEYLWLTANPVATTIDYRVKVIEQFNARMSELCLDNEKASEKELDTARVLQALRVVKEGKTPSFLQNNHTSHSFHRS; encoded by the exons ATGGCATCCTTTTTAAATCATAGAAATGATAGTTCCGTTTATATAGAAGAAGCTATCACCAAGGATAAcgtaacttattataaaattattgttaaagtcGGTTTTGTGCAGTGGGACGTATGGCATCGCTACAGTGATTTTGTAGAACTTCACGACAAACTCGTCCGCGATTATGGCATTGAACGGGATTTGCTTCCGCCTAAGAAGGTCATTCGTAACAAAACACCAAAATTTATTGAACACAGACGAGAAGGACTCTATGAGTatctcaaaaatatatttatctttttgaatttgaccATGCCTTCAGAATTTGCTCATTTCCTGGACTTccatttatatgatatattctTTTTGCTACAAGATTTAGcaaagaaactatttttagAAGGTGACAAAATGTTACAGAATGAGAAATCCCATAAATTCACACCATTAGAG CTCCATGCTATCAgtgaaagatttaaaatagcTTGTCCACCAACAGAGAAACTGGATCAAATGTATGACTTTAGTCATATTTTGGACTTTTGTTCCCAAATAACATCTTTGAGTATAGAGGGTAGTTATCAAATTCTTGGCACCAGTAATATTGTGCCAAATGATTTAAAGTTTGATCTTATACCCTTTAAGTCTTTGatggatttaaaaattcttggtGTGCCTATGGCCTGTATACAAAGTGTTG GGAGCTTACGAGCATCATTGTGTACATTATCAGTATTGACTGCTACAGTTGTATCTCTTAATGAATTTCTATTAGTGGATGTTCTACATAAGGACCCATCAAGTATTACAGATTCTATG ATATGGAAAAAATTGACAATCATTAATTTCTCAAGCAacaacataaacaaaattgacTGGGCTATCCGCCTGGTACCAAAGTTGCAACATCTCAACCTATCATCAAACAAGTTGACAGAACTGTGTGATATATCTTGCCTCCATGATCTccaagtattaaatttatcaatgaATAATTTCAGTACTTGTGACAATTGGCATGCTAAAATTGGTAACAttgttaaaattgatttatcacAGAATAAGGTTCAATCATTGCAGGGTTTTTCTAGATTGTATTCATTGGAaagtttagatttaagttGTAATGTAATCACAGATGTTGAAGAGGTCCAGCATATATGCAAGTTGCCTTGTTTAGAATATCTATGGTTGACAGCAAATCCTGTGGCCACAACCATTGATTATAGAGTGAAGGTCATAGAGCAATTTAATGCCAGAATGTCAGAGCTTTGCTTAGATAATGAAAAAGCGTCCGAAAAAGAATTGGATACCGCAAGAGTTTTGCAAGCATTAAGAGTAGTAAAGGAGGGTAAAACTCCAAGTTTCTTGCAAAATAATCACACAAGTCATAGTTTTCATAGAAGTTga
- the LOC110997342 gene encoding regucalcin encodes MENVFTNVVRAFILSTLIMTSQAKKHKTFYKMAPIYVNDKPAIFAHAESPVWDVDTQSLFFVDVHGQNVHRYDYATKKLYTKHIDYGQVNVVSLVAGSRRLLVAVRSALYLLDWNVTGDAALRLLTTVDQGLPDNIINEGKPDGEGRFWAGTKGPQIGDDVQPDKATLYSFEPDQEGYVEPRVVLRPVSISNGLAFSLNNTIMYYVDSATQKIEAFDYDAQRGEISGRRTILDITTYGYDEAIPDGLTIDSDGHLWVALMFGGTILHIDPEARQVIYGYKLPGVRTTSICWGGPDLDELYVTTGREKDVIEPFAGAIFTIKNTGSRGVPAHTFRYDNADSY; translated from the exons atggagaatgtttttacaaatgtTGTTCGGGCATTCATACTATCAACCCTTATAATGACATCACAGGCGAAAAAGCATAAAACATTCTATAAAATGGCTCCA ATATACGTAAATGACAAGCCGGCAATATTCGCGCACGCCGAGAGTCCAGTTTGGGATGTTGATACGCAATCACTATTCTTTGTAGATGTGCACGGTCAAAATGTGCATCGTTATGATTATGCCACCAAGAAATTATACACTAAACATATTG aTTACGGTCAAGTGAATGTAGTATCTTTAGTAGCTGGTTCTCGAAGGTTATTAGTAGCGGTTCGTTCCGCGTTATACTTGCTTGATTGGAATGTAACGGGTGATGCAGCTTTGAGACTTCTCACTACGGTAGACCAAGGACTGCCTGACAATATCATAAATGAAGGAAAGCCAGATGGCGAAGGACGGTTTTGGGCTG GTACTAAAGGCCCACAAATAGGTGATGACGTACAACCCGACAAGGCAACTTTATATAGTTTTGAACCGGATCAAGAGGGTTACGTCGAACCACGCGTCGTCCTACGCCCGGTTTCTATATCTAACGGATTGGCATTTTCATTGAATAATACTATTATGTACTATGTCGATTCGGCTACTCAAAAGATCGAGGCGTTTGATTATGACGCGCAGAGAGGGGAAATTA GTGGCAGACGAACAATTTTGGACATAACAACCTATGGATACGATGAGGCAATACCGGATGGCTTGACAATCGACAGTGATGGACACTTGTGGGTCGCTCTTATGTTTGGCGGAACT ATACTGCACATAGACCCAGAGGCAAGACAAGTTATATATGGGTACAAGCTGCCCGGCGTACGAACAACCTCTATTTGTTGGGGAGGCCCTGATTTAGATGAACTTTATGTCACCACGGGACGAGAAAAAGACGTCATCGAACCGTTCGCAGGCGCCATCTTTACGATAAAGAATACTGGCAGCCGAGGAGTTCCCGCGCATACATTTAGATACGACAATGCggatagttattaa